The window AACATAAAAGGAAATCTATGGACCAGGAAACAAAGCCTAAATTTAAGATAGCCATCCTGCTTTTTGTTGCAACTTTAGCCACAACAATAATTGCCGGGGCGATTCAACAGGGGGTAAATCCCATAGAAACCCCTTTTAAAATCGTGAAGGGCATGCCCTTTGCTTTGACATTGATATTTATTCTGCTGTCCCATGAATTGGGTCATTATATCATGTCCAAAAGACACAATATCAATGTTACCCTACCCTATTTTATCCCAGCCCCATCGTTTATTGGAACCTTCGGGGCATTTATAAAGATGAAATCACCCTTAGTGGACAGAAAGACCCTATTGGATATAGGTGCTAGCGGCCCATTGGTTGGAACTATCGTTTCCATCCCCTTTCTCATCATGGGCTTGAAGTTGTCTGAAGTAAAAATAGCAACTGAGCCTGGTGGTGCAGCCCTGGGTTCTTCGATACTTTTCTCCCTTCTTGCCAAACTCACCCTGGGTTCTCTTCCGGAAAGTTACGATATTATCTTACATCCCATAGGGTTTGCCGGATGGATAGGGTTATTGGTTACTTCACTGAACCTTCTGCCTGTAGGACAGCTTGATGGGGGACACGTAGCCTATGCAATCATGGGAGAAAAACAAAAAAGGCTTTCCATAATCACCGTTTTCTTCCTCTTTGCCCTGGGTTTCTTTGGCTGGAAGGGATGGTTTATCTGGGGGTTTTTGCTCCTGTTAATGGGGATAAGACACCCTCGTCCACTTGACCAGTGGACACCGCTGGACAGAAGAAGGAAAATTATCGGGTGGATAACCCTCATTACATTTGTTTTAACCTTTACCCCCATGCCGTTTAGGTATATTTAGATTCTTACACATTCAATCTGAGAATTTGTCTCTAAGAATTTAGGATTCGAGGGGTCAAGGATTCGAGGGGTCAAGAAGAGTAGAAAGACCAGGTTTTCACTTGACCCCTTGAATCCTCGAATCCTTGAATCCTTTCAATCTGAAAAATGAAAATATTAAAAGGATACTCTAAGATACTGGCCATCTCCATCATTGCCTTCTGGTTGGTAATGATGGGGCTGCTGGTCAAAAGGACATACTTTAATATCCCGGAATTCTCCCAGCCCCCGGCTCTGGCAGATATTGATAAAGCCGACCTTATCTTAGGAGAAGAATGGATGGGCATCTATATGGGTAAGGATAAGATCGGATACAGTGTCACAAATATCCAGAAGGGGAACGACATCTATCTGGTCTCAGAGAGAACCTTAATGAGGCTAAATGTGATGGGTACCCCTCAGGAGATAACAATTCTTACAAACGCTATCCTTGGCAGGGATTTTTCTATAAAATCGTTTCGTTTCGATCTTCAATCCGGCGTGGTTAAATTCCATGCCCAGGCAAAGGTTAATGAAACTGAGATGGAACTGTATATACATTCAGGAGGACGTAATATTAGAAAGGAAATCCCATTAAAAACAACCCCTTATTTGCCGGGCAGCTTAAGGCTCATGTTATTACAGCAGGGACTGACTGTCGGAAAGGAGTTTAGAGTCCCGATATTCGACCCTTCAACGATGAGCAATGAAGATATAGTTGTCAAGATTGAGGGAAAAGAAAGGCTCAAAATTGGCAATGAGAGCATTTTAGCATATCGCCTGAAAGAGTCTTTCAGAGGTTTAGTGGTTAGGTCATGGATCAGTGAAGAAGGCAAGACACTGAAAGAGGAAAGTCCTATGGGAATGGTAATGGTAAAGGAGACGAAAGAAGAGGCATTAACAAAGAACTGGGGTAGAGGCACCGGTACTGATATTATCCTGTCTACTGCCGTACCGGTAAATATCCGTATCGAAAACCCCAAACTTGTTAAGTACCTGAAGGTAAGACTCAGGGGTATTCCCCTGAGTGATTTCAACCTTACAAGTGGCAGACAGGTATTGAAAGGGGATATTCTCGAAATAACCCGAGAAGAGACCAAGACCATCAAAACATATTTTTTACCTCTAAAGGAAAGGGGATTTGAGGAGCATCTCAAACCATCCCATTTAGTTCAGAGCAACGATGCAAAGATAATAGAAGAAGCAAAGAGAATAGTTGGAAATGAGAAAGATGCCTTAAAGGCAGCAAAAAGAATAATGGAGTGGGTCTATCAAAGCATAGATAAGAAACCTACCATAAGTATCCCGAGCGCTCTTGAGGTACTGGAATCAAAGGTTGGAGATTGTAACGAACATACAACCCTTTTCACAGCATTGACCAGAGCAGTGGGGATACCAACCAGGATCATTACAGGCATTGTTTTATCCGATAATAATTTTTATTATCACGCATGGGCAGAAGTATATGTAGGAAAGTGGCTGTCCCTTGACCCAACTATGGACCAATTCCCTGCAGATGCCACCCATATAGGATTTGTAGAGGGTGAACTCGATAAACAGGTTGAGATGATGAAGGTGATCGGGCATCTAAAGGCAGAAATTCTGGAGCACAAATGATTCAACTCATTGACCTAACAAAGAGATACAGTAAGGTAAAAGCACTAGACAATATCAATCTGGAGGTGAAATCGGGGGAGATATTCGGGTTTCTTGGGCCTAATGGTGCAGGGAAGACTACTGCTATTAAGATAATGGTAGGGCTGCTTAAACCGACCTCCGGGAGAGTTATAATCGATGGGTACGACATTATTACAAATCCAATGGAAGCAAAGAAAGTAGTTGGTTTTATTCCAGACCGTCCCTTCCTCTATGAAAAACTGACAGGTAAAGAGTTTCTTCGCTTTATGGCAGGTCTATACAGTATTGACACAAATAGCTATGAAAGTAAAATCTCTGAACTTCTGGAACTCTTTGAACTTACTCCCTGGGGTAACGAACTGATAGAAGGGTATTCTCATGGAATGCAGCAGCGACTGGTAATGTCATCAGCCTTGATCCATAACCCTAAAGTGATAATAGTGGATGAACCTATGGTGGGGTTAGACCCTAAAGGTGCCAGATTGGTTAAAGAGATTTTCAAGATGATGTCCTCCCGGGGTACTACCATTTTTATGTCTACCCACACTCTGGAGATTGCTGAAGAGATGTGTAACAGGATAGCAATCATTCAGGAGGGTAAGGTAATTGCATTGGGGACAATGGATGAGCTTAGAAATAAAGCAGAGTATACCAAGGATCAGAGGCTGGAATCTGTCTTTCTGTCACTTACTGGTGGCGAAGAGATGAAGGGAATCATCGATGTTCTTAAGAGATAGTTAAAGAAAAATGGAAAACGTCACTCTACTGTTAACCCCACGGCTAATCTCCTTAAAAAACCGGATAAACAGCCGGGATAAATGGGAAATGGCAAAGGCAACCATGCTTCTGTTGCTGGCTGTCTTTTTCTGGATCGGGGTATTTATCGGGGTTTACAGGGTCTTAACATACTTTCAGGGTATTGAGGTCATAGGGGACCTGCTGGCAAGAAGATTGCTTTCCATGCTATTCCTTACCTTCTTTTCCATCTTACTCTTCAGTAATGTAATAACCTCCTTATCCACCTTTTATCTTTCAGATGACCTCAATCTGATACATTCAGCCCCTGTCTCCCTTAGCAAGATATATCTGGCAAGATTTATTGAGACAATTGTCGATAGTTCGTGGATGATACTCCTCTTTGGACTGCCGGTGTTTATCGCGTATGGATTTGTGTACGGTGCATCTTTAACATACTATTTGTGGCTGATCAGTGTAATAATCCCCTTCCTTATCATTCCGGCAGGACTGGGTATAATCCTGACAATGGTTTTGGTAAACGCATTTCCTGCAAAGAGGACTAAAGATATATTTCTGCTGCTTTCTATTGTAGTTGTAGTAATACTGTATTTCCTTTTCCGCTTCCTCAGACCAGAGAAGCTTGTTGATCCTGACACATTTTCTGCTGTAGCAGCTTACCTTACTGCACTAAAGACACCTTCGTCTCCTTTTCTCCCAAGCCATTGGGCAACTGAGGCGATTCTCCCCCTTCTTCAAAACTCCCCGGGCAGTCCTGTCTTCTTTTTACTCCTCCTTTTAAGTACAGGATTGGCATTGATTGTAATTGGAAATTACCTTTCCTCCTATCTGTACTATGACGGGTGGTCAAAAGCACAAGAGGCTAAAAAATCCACCATATCAAAGACCAGGGTAATAGATAGACTTATCACCTTTTTTACCAGACACTTCTCTCCTCAAACCAGGGCTTTAATAATAAAGGATATAAAGACTTTCCTCAGAGATACTACACAATGGTCACAGTTGTTCCTATTGGCTGCCCTGGTTGTCGTGTATCTATACAACTTCAGTGTTCTCCCCCTGGACAGGTCACCTATCCCTACCTTTTATCTGCAAAACCTGATTTCTTTCTTAAACATGGGGCTGGCTGGATTTGTCCTTTCTGCTATAGCAGCAAGGTTTGCATTCCCCGCTGTAAGCCTGGAGGGACCATCATTCTGGATAATCGGAACCTCACCCATAACCATAAGAAGTTTCCTCTGGAGCAAGTTCTTTATCAACCTCCTGCCTTTGCTGGTAGTAGCGGAGATCCTTATAATCCTGTCAAATTACCTTCTGAAGGTCAGCAATTTCATGATGCTCCTCTCATCGATTACCGTATTCTGTATGACCTTTGGCATAATAAGCCTGGCTATTGGAATTGGGGCTTCTTATCCAAGATTCAATGTAGAAAATGTAGCAAAAATGGCAACCAGCTTTGGCGGAGTGGTCTACATGATATGCAGTATGATCTTTATTGGTCTGATAGTTATGTTGGAGGCATGGCCGGTATACATAATATTTATGTCCCAGATAACCCATCACCAACTTCATCTTTCGCAATGGATAGCAATATGGCTATCATTCTTTGCTGTAGGTGTTATAAACGTTCTTGCTGTTTTCCTGCCGATGAAAATTGGGGTAAGGAAGCTGTCTGAGATGGAAAAGTGACGGCTTCGTAAAAAGTCCATCTGCGGCGTTGCGCTGCATCCCTCGTCGTTACAGCGTAACTATAAGTACGCTTCACTCCTCGTGATTTGCGCGCCTTGCATCTGGAGCTTTTTACTGTGCCGTCCGATTTTTGACTTTTTACGACTTCATCAAAAGTAGTTGACGAAGGTGTATAATTCTGCTATAAAATGATGTATAAAAATGGTGTATAATGGAGGTGCAGAAATATGACTTTAGCAGTGCAAAGAAAACATGTCAGAATTAATATCCAGGTTCCGGGCGAAACAAGGGATAAACTGGCTGAAGTAGCGTCTCTGCAGGGGAAAAAGATCTCGGCACTGGTTCGGGAGTCGATTGATGAAAAAATCAGCCGGATTGAAAGAGAATTATTTGAGGAGAAGATGAAGACGGCGTACGAGGGGCTGAGCGAGGAGAACGCCTGCATATCCGAAGATTTCAAATATGTTGACTCAGAAAACCTGGCATGAAAGGAGCATAAAACATGACACCGATAGAAGTTAAACGCGGTGAAATCTACTATGCCAACCTCGACCCGGTTCTGGGAAGCGAAACAGGCAAAACCCGACCTGTGCTCATCATTCAAAATGACATAGGCAACACATACTCCCCAACCACAATCGTGGCAATTATTACCGAATATTCGCAAAAGAAGGCGTCGTATCCGATCTGTGTGGCCGTTCCCAAATCCGAAAACCTGAGAAAAGATTCTATAGTGAATTTGTCCCAGATCAGGACCATTGATAAAAACCGCCTGTCGGCGACAAGGCTTGCTGTTCTTTCCCCCAAGTTGATGGAAAGAGTCGATGACGCATTGAGGCACAGTCTTGCCCTCTGAAAAATAGATGCGCGGTAAAAGAGATGAAAGAGGAAAAGGTATTCTTCAATTCAGGAGGCATAAAGTTAGAGGGCATCCTCACCTTGACAAAAACCCATAACCCCTCTCCTGCGGTGGTGGTATGCCATCCTCACCCTCAATACGGTGGGAACATGCATAATAATGTCGTCACAGGCATAACAGATACCCTCTCTGAACAGGGTTTTATTACACTAAGGTTTAATTTCCGGGGGGTTGGCAATAGTGAGGGAACCTATGGTGGGGGCGTAGAAGAAGTAAAAGATGTAGAAGGGGCAATTGATTTTCTTTCTGAAGGGGTTCAAAATTTTGAACCCCTATCGGAAACCAACGGTATCTTTCTCGTAGGATATTCCTTTGGGGCAATGGTGGGCCTTCAGGTTGCTGATAAGGATGATAGAATCAGGGCTTGGGTTGGGATATCCCCTCCTGTTGCCATGTATGACTTCAGCTTGCTCAAAGGGTCTTTTAAACCTAAACTGCTACTTTTTGGAGATTCGGATTTTGCATGTCCAAAGAAAGAAATGGAAAAACTCTTTGATTCTCTACAAGAGCCAAAATCTATGAGTGTTATCCCTGGCGCTGACCACTTCTACTGGGGGAAGGAAAGGACCGTTGCGGAGCATGTATTGAATTTTCTTGGTACATCTTTTCTTAAATAAAGTTACAATAATGTCATTTCGAGTAAAACGAGAAATCCTTTGAATCACGGTGAATCAGTTTTCTACAAGAAAGGATAAGTAAATGAAAGAGTTTAGTGTTGTTATTGAAAAAGATGAGGATGGTTATTTCGTTGCCTCTGTGCCAACTCTTCGAGGCTGCCATACTCAGGCAAAATCGCTTGATGTCCTGATGAAGAGGATTAAAGAAGCTATCGAACTCTGCCTTGAAGTAGAGAAGCCAACATCGAATGAGTTTATCGGCATCCAAAAAGTAGCGGTAACCGTATGACTACATTCCCATCTGTTACGGGCGTCCGGCTCATTAGCGCATTAAGAAAAATGGGGTTTGAAGTTTTACGAACCAAAGGAAGTCATCACTTTCTGCAACATCCTGATGGTCGGTGCACAGTGGTTCCTGTCCATCGTGGAGAAACCATAGGAAGGGGACTTCTTGCCCAAATTTTAAGGGATTGTGATATTACACGGGAAGAATTACAAAAAATGCTTTGAGCGAACAACGGCATACACCTGATTC of the Thermodesulfobacteriota bacterium genome contains:
- a CDS encoding ABC transporter ATP-binding protein, whose translation is MIQLIDLTKRYSKVKALDNINLEVKSGEIFGFLGPNGAGKTTAIKIMVGLLKPTSGRVIIDGYDIITNPMEAKKVVGFIPDRPFLYEKLTGKEFLRFMAGLYSIDTNSYESKISELLELFELTPWGNELIEGYSHGMQQRLVMSSALIHNPKVIIVDEPMVGLDPKGARLVKEIFKMMSSRGTTIFMSTHTLEIAEEMCNRIAIIQEGKVIALGTMDELRNKAEYTKDQRLESVFLSLTGGEEMKGIIDVLKR
- a CDS encoding site-2 protease family protein — protein: MDQETKPKFKIAILLFVATLATTIIAGAIQQGVNPIETPFKIVKGMPFALTLIFILLSHELGHYIMSKRHNINVTLPYFIPAPSFIGTFGAFIKMKSPLVDRKTLLDIGASGPLVGTIVSIPFLIMGLKLSEVKIATEPGGAALGSSILFSLLAKLTLGSLPESYDIILHPIGFAGWIGLLVTSLNLLPVGQLDGGHVAYAIMGEKQKRLSIITVFFLFALGFFGWKGWFIWGFLLLLMGIRHPRPLDQWTPLDRRRKIIGWITLITFVLTFTPMPFRYI
- a CDS encoding type II toxin-antitoxin system HicA family toxin — translated: MTTFPSVTGVRLISALRKMGFEVLRTKGSHHFLQHPDGRCTVVPVHRGETIGRGLLAQILRDCDITREELQKML
- a CDS encoding type II toxin-antitoxin system PemK/MazF family toxin produces the protein MTPIEVKRGEIYYANLDPVLGSETGKTRPVLIIQNDIGNTYSPTTIVAIITEYSQKKASYPICVAVPKSENLRKDSIVNLSQIRTIDKNRLSATRLAVLSPKLMERVDDALRHSLAL
- a CDS encoding alpha/beta fold hydrolase, with amino-acid sequence MKEEKVFFNSGGIKLEGILTLTKTHNPSPAVVVCHPHPQYGGNMHNNVVTGITDTLSEQGFITLRFNFRGVGNSEGTYGGGVEEVKDVEGAIDFLSEGVQNFEPLSETNGIFLVGYSFGAMVGLQVADKDDRIRAWVGISPPVAMYDFSLLKGSFKPKLLLFGDSDFACPKKEMEKLFDSLQEPKSMSVIPGADHFYWGKERTVAEHVLNFLGTSFLK
- a CDS encoding type II toxin-antitoxin system HicB family antitoxin — translated: MKEFSVVIEKDEDGYFVASVPTLRGCHTQAKSLDVLMKRIKEAIELCLEVEKPTSNEFIGIQKVAVTV
- a CDS encoding transglutaminase-like domain-containing protein, which encodes MKILKGYSKILAISIIAFWLVMMGLLVKRTYFNIPEFSQPPALADIDKADLILGEEWMGIYMGKDKIGYSVTNIQKGNDIYLVSERTLMRLNVMGTPQEITILTNAILGRDFSIKSFRFDLQSGVVKFHAQAKVNETEMELYIHSGGRNIRKEIPLKTTPYLPGSLRLMLLQQGLTVGKEFRVPIFDPSTMSNEDIVVKIEGKERLKIGNESILAYRLKESFRGLVVRSWISEEGKTLKEESPMGMVMVKETKEEALTKNWGRGTGTDIILSTAVPVNIRIENPKLVKYLKVRLRGIPLSDFNLTSGRQVLKGDILEITREETKTIKTYFLPLKERGFEEHLKPSHLVQSNDAKIIEEAKRIVGNEKDALKAAKRIMEWVYQSIDKKPTISIPSALEVLESKVGDCNEHTTLFTALTRAVGIPTRIITGIVLSDNNFYYHAWAEVYVGKWLSLDPTMDQFPADATHIGFVEGELDKQVEMMKVIGHLKAEILEHK